In the Bacillus sp. (in: firmicutes) genome, TCCGCTAATTCTTCCTCACTTGGAACATACCCTCTTTCCGTTAAATGTCGAAAAAAGAATTCCGCAATTTCTTCCGTATCAATGTATACCTCCATCTCACGCATACAACCGCCTCCTTTATTGTTTACATTTTATGTTCATGCCCCTTCGGATATGTGTGAAATATTTTATTGGAATAAATACTTTTACCACGTCATAAAGATGAGAATAAAAGGACAAGCTCGAAGGAGGAGAATGATGAAACAAATAACGGTAACAAA is a window encoding:
- a CDS encoding YozD family protein, translated to MREMEVYIDTEEIAEFFFRHLTERGYVPSEEELAEIADITFDYLIEKCIIDEEITD